A genomic window from Pyxicephalus adspersus chromosome 2, UCB_Pads_2.0, whole genome shotgun sequence includes:
- the LOC140322185 gene encoding olfactory receptor 1468-like: MDENNVTIITAIHLLGFQIPQSITYLVFFTFLLFFCVTICGNLLIITLVSYSKSLHSPMYFFLTQLALSDIILVSDIVPNLLHAVLENTTIVSVSDCITQIYFFAATESLECLLLTVMSYDRYLAICRPLHYTMVMSHRFCWIAGISSWSLSFLAILVNTLTITTLQFCGPNIIDHYFCDLEPILQLSCSDTTIVQLEVTSMSVMFALIPFFIIIVSYIYIIVTILEIPSITGRQKVFSTCSSHLTVVSIFYGTIVCVYMVPNRGQSWNISKFLSLLYTLVTPMLNPILYSLRNKDLKQVIQKLIFKILTLHFNHPFNH, from the coding sequence ATGGATGAGAACAATGTGACAATAATTACTGCAATCCATCTCCTAGGTTTTCAGATTCCTCAAAGTATAACATATTTGGTTTTCTTTacattccttttgtttttttgtgttacaatatgtggaaacctcctgatcatcacattggtgtcctacagcaaatctctccattctcccatgtacttcttcctcaccCAGCTTGCCCTATCAGATATAATATTAGTGTCTGATATTGTTCCTAACTTGCTCCATGCTGTTTTAGAAAACACGACTATTGTCTCAGTTTCTGATTGCATCACCCAAATTTATTTCTTCGCTGCCACGGAAAGTTTGGAATGTCTTCTTCTGACGGTGATGTCCTATGACCGGTATTTGGCCATCTGTAGGCCATTGCATTATACTATGGTAATGAGCCATCGGTTTTGCTGGATAGCAGGTATCTCAAGCTGGAGTTTAAGTTTCCTAGCAATATTGGTTAACACTTTAACTATAACTACATTACAATTTTGTGGTCCTAATATTATTGATCACTACTTCTGTGATCTCGAACCAATCCTACAACTCTCCTGCTCTGATACCACCATTGTTCAACTAGAAGTCACATCTATGAGTGTAATGTTCGCATTGATCCCATTCTTTATCATCATTGTATCATACATTTATATCATAGTCACTATTTTAGAAATCCCATCTATTACCGGCAGACAGAAAGTTTTCTCTACATGCAGCTCCCATCTGACCGTTGTCTCCATCTTTTATGGCACcattgtttgtgtgtatatggTACCTAATAGAGGACAGTCATGGAACATTTCTAAATTCTTGTCCTTGCTATACACTTTGGTCACTCCAATGCTGAATCCAATCCTATACAGTCTGAGGAACAAAGACTTGAAGCAAGTTATACAAAAActtattttcaaaattttaactttGCATTTCAATCATCCATTTAATCATTAA
- the LOC140322187 gene encoding olfactory receptor 1496-like — protein sequence MATVIHLLGFQVPENITVLVFFLFLIIYCVTICGNLLIIILVCSSKTLHSPMYFFLSQLSISDILLATDVLPNTLRAVMVKNTIIVSISDCIAQFYFFAATETLECLLLTVMSYDRYLAICKPLHYTLIMNFKLCWILTILCWTLSLVTEFFHTLTISKLHFCSSKMIDHFFCDLDPILQLSCSDTITAQLEATALSVVFAIIPFFVIIVSYVFIIVTILGIPSVTRRQKVFSTCSSHLTVVSIFYGTIVCVYLVPSRGQSWNISKFLSLMYTVVTPLLNPIIYSLRNNELKKVAGNIFRKFLNLHFNSHKNVQRC from the coding sequence ATGGCCACTGTAATCCACCTTCTAGGGTTTCAGGTACCAGAGAATATAACAGTTTtggtcttctttcttttccttataATTTATTGTGTGACAATATGTGGAAACCTCCTGATCATCATATTGGTATGCTCCAGCAAGAccctccattctcccatgtacttcttcctctcccagctgTCTATATCAGATATATTATTAGCAACTGATGTTCTTCCTAACACGCTCCGTGCTGTTATGGTAAAAAATACTATAATAGTATCAATTTCTGATTGCATCgcccagttttatttttttgctgccaCAGAAACATTGGAATGTCTTCTCCTGACTGTGATGTCTTATGATAggtatttggccatctgtaagccATTGCATTATACTTTGATAATGAATTTTAAGCTTTGTTGGATATTGACCATCCTATGTTGGACTTTAAGCCTAGTCACTGAATTTTTTCACACCTTAACCATCTCCAAGTTACACTTTTGTAGTTCAAAAATGATTGATCATTTTTTCTGTGATCTTGACCCGATTCTACAGCTCTCCTGCTCTGATACCATCACTGCTCAACTGGAAGCCACAGCACTGAGTGTGGTTTTTGCTATCATCCCATTCTTTGTCATTATTGTATCATATGTTTTTATCATAGTCACCATTTTAGGAATCCCATCCGTTACTAGGAGGCAAAAAGTTTTCTCAACATGTAGCTCCCACCTAACTGTTGTCTCAATTTTTTATGGCACCATTGTTTGTGTGTATCTGGTACCTAGTAGGGGACAGTCATGGAACATTTCTAAATTTCTATCATTGATGTACACTGTGGTCACCCCGTTGCTAAATCCTATTATATACAGTCTGAGGAATAATgagctaaaaaaagttgcaggaaacatttttagaaagtttttgAACTTGCATTTTAATagtcataaaaatgtacaaaggtgTTAA